One Papaver somniferum cultivar HN1 chromosome 10, ASM357369v1, whole genome shotgun sequence genomic window carries:
- the LOC113315052 gene encoding myb-related protein 305-like — protein sequence MDKRPCSSQESEVRKGPWTMEEDMILINYIANHGEGVWNSLARSAGLNRTGKSCRLRWLNYLRPDVRRGNITPEEQLLIMELHAKWGNRWSKIARHLPGRTDNEIKNFWRTKIQKHMKQPGDNSSQNPGQTSTDLQHCGGASTSTQTSTTEDGVENYSPIYTADHHLHQHLHHNHLSFPPNTLPPPETNSENFWGMEDLWSMQLLNGD from the exons atGGATAAAAGACCTTGCAGTTCTCAAGAATCTGAAGTAAGAAAAGGTCCATGGACTATGGAAGAAGACATGATTTTAATAAACTATATAGCAAATCACGGAGAAGGTGTTTGGAACTCACTTGCTAGATCAGCTG GTCTCAACCGTACTGGGAAGAGTTGCCGTCTTCGCTGGCTCAACTACTTGAGACCCGATGTTCGGAGGGGTAATATAACACCTGAAGAACAACTCCTGATCATGGAATTACATGCTAAGTGGGGAAATAG GTGGTCAAAAATTGCAAGGCACCTACCGGGAAGAACTGATAACGAGATAAAGAATTTTTGGAGGACAAAAATCCAAAAGCATATGAAACAACCAGGTGATAACTCGTCACAAAATCCTGGACAAACTAGTACCGATTTACAACATTGCGGTGGGGCCAGCACAAGTACTCAAACATCTACGACGGAAGACGGTGTCGAAAATTATTCACCAATTTATACAGCCGATCACCATCTTCATCAACACCTTCATCATAACCATCTAAGTTTCCCCCCGAATACATTACCACCCCCGGAAACTAACAGTGAAAACTTTTGGGGTATGGAGGATTTATGGTCTATGCAGTTACTTAATGGTGACTAA